In Odocoileus virginianus isolate 20LAN1187 ecotype Illinois chromosome 5, Ovbor_1.2, whole genome shotgun sequence, a single window of DNA contains:
- the RGS4 gene encoding regulator of G-protein signaling 4 isoform X1 translates to MCKGLAGLPASCLRSAKDMKHRLGFLLQKSDSCEHNSSHSKKDKVVICQRVSHEEVKKWAESLENLISHECGLAAFKAFLKSEYSEENIDFWISCEEYKKIKSPSKLSPKAKKIYNEFISVQATKEVNLDSCTREETSRNMLEPTITCFDEAQKKIFNLMEKDSYRRFLKSRFYLDLVSLSSCGSEKQKGAKSSTDCPSLVRQCA, encoded by the exons TGCCAAAGATATGAAGCATCGGCTAGGTTTCCTGCTGCAGAAGTCAGATTCCTGTGAACATAATTCTTCACACAGCAAGAAGGACAAAGTGGTGATTTGCCAGAG GGTGAGCCATGAGGAAGTAAAAAAATGggctgaatcactggaaaaccTGATAAGTCATGAAT GTGGGCTGGCAGCTTTCAAAGCTTTCTTGAAGTCTGAGTACAGTGAGGAGAACATTGACTTCTGGATCAGCTGTGAAGAATACAAGAAAATCAAATCACCCTCTAAACTAAGTCCCAAGGCCAAAAAGATCTATAATGAATTCATCTCAGTCCAGGCAACCAAAGAG GTAAACCTGGACTCTTGCACCAGGGAGGAGACGAGCCGGAACATGCTGGAGCCCACGATAACTTGCTTCGATGAGGCTCAGAAGAAGATTTTCAACCTGATGGAAAAGGATTCATACCGCCGCTTCCTCAAATCTCGATTCTACCTTGACTTGGTCAGCCTTTCCAGCTGTGggtcagagaagcagaaaggagCAAAGAGCTCCACGGACTGCCCTTCCCTGGTCCGCCAGTGTGCCTAG